One Phocaeicola dorei genomic region harbors:
- a CDS encoding RagB/SusD family nutrient uptake outer membrane protein, with protein sequence MKKHILLCAALALSSFGLPSCSDILDQKPLDSYTDTAVWGDLSLAESFLNYCYLRVEAENTNGVMFCNYTDETYHMHDYGTSTYTQGRASCDNYNTGWTEGKGNTWSHYYGGIKLCNQLLEDIMDTPANTDSEKEWKNQIIGQGYFLRAYYYHMLYSVYGRIPLIDHTYDLDSEFKEERADMDDVADFIVADCDKAAELLPTVYKDASDFGRATKGAALALKGRVLLYKASPLFGTPSREKWQAAADANKAVIDMNIYSLKQVSNSDEYADLFFDSKNPEVIFEKLYDEKGIAGSSASLVMQAPAGPGNGYEGWSTWQPTYEIVELFQNADGTPYKPAETKPFTILQTTIDPDSGEATQKEVTIQASDVNPWEGREIRLKANILYDGMLWGYGDSNREIELFEAGAKGVIPGKDSRTGETWWNGTKTGYNMRKFLSSHINFYDDTVVDTTPWFFIRLAEVYLNYAECQIELGNNAEALKYINLIRNRALLPDATGKDIRTEYEYERTVELMFEGQRFFDLRRWKKMEETYSKEHWPTGLKIYKLQNGTKIYYHNPEAVQQRNFDASKNYWWPIPRYELNKSTLLDAAPYE encoded by the coding sequence ATGAAAAAACATATATTACTTTGTGCAGCACTTGCACTTTCAAGTTTCGGACTTCCTTCTTGTTCAGATATTTTAGATCAAAAACCACTAGACTCATACACAGATACAGCTGTTTGGGGTGATTTGAGCCTGGCGGAAAGTTTCTTAAACTACTGTTATTTACGAGTGGAAGCAGAAAATACAAACGGCGTAATGTTCTGTAATTATACAGATGAAACCTATCATATGCACGACTATGGAACAAGTACCTATACACAAGGCCGTGCTTCATGTGACAACTATAATACCGGGTGGACTGAAGGAAAAGGAAATACGTGGTCACATTATTATGGCGGCATTAAATTATGCAACCAATTATTGGAAGACATCATGGATACGCCTGCCAATACCGATAGTGAAAAAGAATGGAAAAATCAGATAATCGGCCAGGGCTACTTTTTACGCGCCTACTACTATCATATGCTATATAGTGTCTATGGACGTATTCCATTGATTGACCATACTTATGACTTGGATTCTGAATTCAAAGAGGAACGTGCAGATATGGATGATGTAGCTGATTTTATTGTTGCTGATTGTGATAAAGCTGCTGAATTACTTCCCACAGTCTATAAAGATGCAAGTGATTTTGGGCGTGCAACCAAAGGGGCGGCCCTTGCTTTAAAAGGCCGAGTATTGCTTTATAAAGCAAGTCCCTTATTCGGTACTCCCTCTAGAGAAAAATGGCAGGCGGCAGCAGATGCAAACAAAGCAGTCATCGATATGAATATCTATTCTTTAAAACAAGTTTCGAATAGTGATGAATATGCAGATCTGTTCTTCGATTCCAAAAATCCGGAAGTAATTTTCGAAAAACTTTATGATGAAAAAGGAATTGCAGGAAGTAGTGCCAGCCTAGTTATGCAAGCTCCTGCCGGACCTGGTAACGGATATGAAGGCTGGAGTACGTGGCAACCCACTTACGAAATAGTAGAACTCTTCCAGAATGCTGATGGTACACCTTATAAACCGGCAGAAACCAAACCATTCACGATTTTACAAACCACAATTGACCCTGACTCTGGAGAAGCCACACAAAAAGAAGTCACTATACAGGCATCAGATGTAAACCCATGGGAAGGTAGAGAAATCCGTCTGAAAGCAAATATTCTCTATGATGGTATGCTGTGGGGATACGGAGATTCAAACCGTGAAATCGAATTATTTGAAGCCGGAGCAAAAGGGGTCATTCCGGGTAAAGATTCACGTACAGGAGAAACTTGGTGGAACGGTACAAAAACTGGATATAATATGCGAAAGTTCTTATCTTCTCATATTAATTTTTATGACGATACGGTAGTAGATACTACCCCATGGTTCTTCATCAGACTGGCAGAAGTCTATTTGAACTATGCTGAATGTCAGATAGAGCTAGGTAACAATGCCGAGGCTCTAAAATACATCAACCTTATCAGAAACCGTGCGTTATTACCGGATGCCACAGGCAAAGACATACGGACTGAATATGAATATGAACGCACTGTAGAATTGATGTTCGAAGGACAACGATTCTTTGACTTACGCCGCTGGAAGAAAATGGAAGAAACATATTCCAAAGAACATTGGCCTACCGGATTAAAAATTTATAAATTGCAGAATGGAACCAAAATATATTATCATAACCCAGAAGCCGTACAGCAACGTAATTTCGATGCCTCAAAAAATTATTGGTGGCCTATCCCACGTTACGAGTTAAACAAATCAACGTTACTAGATGCCGCACCGTATGAATAA
- a CDS encoding DUF6055 domain-containing protein, with amino-acid sequence MNKHTFFLFLAIIITSCSNAQRNSDIPLPSGKSIYIPKELQGMDLQNPASQWSYHRMAYTENFVIFWEKGFGNDLSNPPQLEGHSMKVDLPGLKEKLENFYAYFYHTLQFARQGSKCDKYRMMVMINYSLEGTAYGGDYDGQIGALWITPNRVQDEKLNCIAHELGHSFQSQITCDGQGEAWGGCGFFEMTSQWMLWQVNPDWMTDEKYHWDAFKTLTHKAYLHLDNIYHSPYVLEYWGIRYGLPFIAELYRQGKRGEDPVITYKRLNSLGQKEFCDEMFDACRHFVNWDFKRVWKETRPYANQYTCKMNPSEEGWYRVAPENCPENYGFNAVPLSVPQPGSAVEVEFLGEAGREGYNSVHPEKAGWRYGFVAVTREGKSVYGEMGNNTEGVVKYIAPKDVPLAHLWLVVMGAPTEHWMNPISGEKDAQWPYKIKITGSFLLTSAN; translated from the coding sequence ATGAATAAACATACCTTCTTTTTATTTCTGGCAATAATAATCACTTCCTGTTCCAACGCACAAAGAAACAGCGATATCCCTCTACCCTCCGGCAAGTCCATCTATATCCCCAAGGAGCTTCAAGGCATGGATTTACAGAATCCGGCAAGTCAGTGGAGTTATCACCGTATGGCATACACCGAGAACTTCGTCATCTTCTGGGAGAAGGGCTTCGGCAATGACCTCAGCAACCCACCACAGCTGGAGGGGCATTCCATGAAGGTGGATCTGCCCGGTCTGAAGGAGAAGCTGGAAAACTTCTACGCTTATTTCTACCACACGCTGCAGTTTGCCAGGCAAGGCTCGAAATGTGATAAATACCGCATGATGGTCATGATAAACTATTCCCTGGAAGGCACTGCCTACGGAGGGGATTACGACGGGCAGATCGGTGCGCTCTGGATCACCCCCAACCGGGTACAAGATGAGAAATTGAATTGTATCGCGCATGAACTGGGGCATAGCTTCCAGTCACAAATCACCTGCGACGGTCAAGGAGAAGCTTGGGGTGGTTGCGGCTTTTTCGAGATGACTTCACAATGGATGCTCTGGCAAGTAAATCCTGACTGGATGACCGATGAGAAATATCATTGGGATGCGTTCAAAACCCTTACACACAAAGCTTATCTGCATTTGGATAATATTTATCATTCACCATATGTGCTTGAATACTGGGGAATCCGGTACGGTCTGCCTTTCATAGCCGAACTGTACCGCCAGGGAAAACGTGGGGAGGACCCTGTCATTACCTACAAACGGCTGAACAGTCTTGGACAGAAAGAGTTCTGTGACGAGATGTTCGACGCCTGTCGCCATTTTGTCAACTGGGATTTTAAGCGGGTATGGAAAGAGACACGCCCGTACGCAAACCAATACACTTGCAAAATGAATCCATCTGAAGAGGGATGGTACCGGGTTGCACCCGAAAACTGTCCTGAGAATTATGGTTTCAACGCAGTTCCCCTCTCCGTTCCCCAGCCGGGAAGTGCCGTGGAAGTGGAGTTCCTTGGGGAGGCAGGTAGGGAGGGTTACAATTCCGTCCACCCGGAGAAAGCCGGCTGGAGATACGGTTTTGTCGCTGTCACTCGGGAAGGAAAATCCGTTTACGGAGAAATGGGAAACAACACGGAAGGAGTGGTGAAGTATATTGCTCCCAAGGATGTACCGTTGGCCCACTTGTGGTTGGTTGTCATGGGGGCTCCGACGGAACACTGGATGAATCCCATATCCGGGGAAAAAGATGCACAATGGCCTTATAAAATAAAAATAACCGGCAGTTTCCTACTCACCTCGGCAAATTGA
- a CDS encoding SusC/RagA family TonB-linked outer membrane protein, producing the protein MKTHENRALFSRALLKATTCLFLTAGAGVSSVWAAPEENAQATSIVQQSSTVNGKITDANGEPIIGASVVIKGTTNGTITDFDGNFMLEVPAKATLVVSYVGYKTLEVSVNGKKTLNINLKEDTEMLDEVVVVGYGTQKKATLTGSVSQVGGEELKKVAATNLTNTLAGKTAGVIANTRSGEPGEDNADILIRGKGTLGSTSPLIVVDGIADRSFSHLNPEDIESISILKDASAAIYGARAANGVILVTTKRGTEGKVKINYSGNVSFSQPTRIPEMLDSYQYATYVNEYDAGHGEAATYSAEALGMIQSGEDQIRYPNTDWWSEVAKDWATKTQHSLAISGGNDKISFYTSAQYMYQDAIYKKGVQDYNQYQFTTNLDAKITKAIKFSMDILGRQEVRNRGVYSTEDLFGYFLTTNPMAAPYYPNGLLRVGYDGVTNNAAVKVTDIPGTNKTTYSTLNLKPRLRIDLDVITKGLYVEGYAALDFHFNDGKQINNPYDVYQYDAATDSYINRRDATGSISVNQWFNKDKTITLNARLGYSHDFKGGHHVDAFIAYEQSKYDYTGISAYRTNYLSTTIPEIFAGSDVAKDKDNSGSSNVTARQNYFGRINYAYKDKYLAEFTMRYDGSMNFAPGHRWGAFPAFSLGWVMSEEEFFQPLKNVVSFFKVKGSWGMMGNDNVTAYQYMSQYKFIDLNNTSSMCFGDEVVKAIYESRTANPLITWEKAKTWNLGFSSQFLDGKFGLDLDYFQSRRNDILITRNASIPTYSGLVLPAENLGKVKNHGLELIATYRDHSGDFSWGITGNFTYANNKVVYEDEAASTPEWQRRTGHPIDGMVLYKALGIYQTQEQVDNTPHIAGAKPGDLIYQDTNGDGNITWDDAIRLDKSATPKIIFGLTLNGAWKGWDLNVFFQGQADAEQLVQPTMNMATDFYEGRWIETNTAEQNAAAKWPRAFIKQTYGDAWNGVASTWWLRDASFVRLKSIELGYTLPKMWTKSIGIENARIYVNGNNLFTIDGMKICDPEAGMFKNTDGYVVESGGVRGYPLQRMITVGANVTF; encoded by the coding sequence ATGAAAACACATGAGAACCGGGCCTTGTTCAGCAGGGCTTTGCTGAAGGCTACCACCTGTCTTTTCCTTACTGCGGGTGCAGGAGTCAGTAGTGTATGGGCAGCACCGGAAGAGAATGCCCAAGCAACCTCGATAGTACAACAAAGTAGCACTGTCAATGGTAAGATTACAGACGCAAATGGAGAACCCATCATTGGTGCCAGTGTTGTGATAAAAGGTACTACTAACGGAACTATAACCGACTTCGACGGTAACTTTATGCTGGAAGTTCCTGCTAAAGCTACTTTAGTTGTATCCTATGTGGGATATAAAACGCTAGAGGTCTCTGTAAACGGAAAAAAAACACTTAACATCAATTTGAAGGAAGACACAGAAATGCTTGATGAAGTAGTAGTGGTAGGTTACGGTACTCAAAAGAAAGCTACACTAACCGGTTCTGTTTCACAGGTAGGTGGTGAAGAACTGAAGAAAGTGGCTGCAACAAATCTTACTAATACACTTGCTGGAAAAACAGCAGGTGTCATTGCTAATACACGTTCGGGCGAACCGGGTGAAGATAACGCTGACATTCTTATCCGTGGTAAAGGAACTCTAGGAAGTACCTCCCCTCTTATTGTCGTCGATGGTATTGCCGACCGGTCATTCAGTCATCTCAATCCCGAAGATATTGAATCTATCTCTATATTGAAAGATGCCTCAGCAGCTATTTATGGTGCACGTGCCGCTAATGGAGTAATCCTGGTTACAACCAAACGCGGTACAGAAGGAAAAGTCAAAATCAACTATAGTGGTAATGTATCTTTCTCCCAGCCAACCCGCATCCCTGAAATGTTAGATTCCTACCAATATGCCACCTATGTAAATGAATACGATGCCGGACACGGTGAAGCCGCCACCTACTCTGCCGAAGCATTGGGTATGATTCAAAGTGGTGAAGATCAAATCCGCTATCCTAATACAGACTGGTGGAGTGAAGTAGCCAAAGACTGGGCTACCAAAACTCAACATAGCTTGGCTATCAGTGGTGGTAATGACAAAATATCTTTCTATACCTCGGCACAATACATGTATCAAGACGCTATTTACAAGAAAGGTGTACAAGACTATAATCAATATCAGTTTACTACCAATCTTGATGCAAAAATTACGAAAGCAATAAAATTCAGCATGGATATTTTAGGCAGGCAGGAAGTCAGGAATCGTGGTGTATATTCTACAGAAGATCTGTTTGGCTATTTTCTTACTACTAATCCGATGGCAGCTCCTTATTATCCTAACGGTCTGTTGCGTGTAGGCTATGATGGAGTAACCAACAATGCCGCTGTAAAAGTAACTGATATACCGGGTACTAACAAAACGACATACAGTACTCTTAACCTAAAGCCAAGACTCCGTATAGACTTAGACGTCATTACCAAAGGATTATATGTAGAGGGTTATGCCGCACTGGACTTTCATTTTAATGATGGAAAACAGATAAACAATCCTTATGATGTTTACCAATATGACGCAGCAACAGATTCCTATATCAACAGACGTGATGCCACAGGTTCCATCAGTGTTAACCAATGGTTCAACAAAGATAAAACCATTACCTTGAATGCCCGTTTAGGATATAGTCACGATTTTAAAGGTGGACATCATGTAGATGCTTTTATAGCTTACGAACAAAGTAAATACGATTATACCGGTATTTCTGCCTATCGTACAAATTATTTATCAACAACTATTCCTGAAATCTTCGCCGGAAGCGATGTAGCTAAAGACAAGGATAATAGTGGAAGTTCGAATGTAACAGCTCGTCAAAACTATTTCGGTCGTATCAATTATGCCTACAAAGACAAATATCTGGCAGAATTTACAATGCGCTATGATGGTTCTATGAATTTTGCTCCGGGACATCGTTGGGGAGCTTTTCCGGCGTTTTCTTTAGGTTGGGTGATGTCAGAAGAAGAATTCTTCCAACCCTTGAAAAATGTAGTAAGTTTCTTCAAAGTAAAAGGTTCATGGGGTATGATGGGTAATGATAATGTAACTGCTTATCAGTATATGTCGCAATACAAATTCATTGATTTAAACAATACCAGCTCCATGTGCTTCGGTGATGAAGTAGTAAAAGCAATTTATGAATCACGTACAGCCAACCCTTTAATTACTTGGGAAAAAGCAAAAACCTGGAATCTAGGGTTTTCTTCACAATTCCTTGATGGTAAGTTCGGATTGGATTTGGATTATTTCCAATCACGCCGTAATGACATTTTGATTACCCGTAATGCTTCTATCCCTACCTATTCGGGGTTAGTTCTTCCAGCCGAAAATTTGGGTAAAGTAAAAAATCACGGTCTAGAACTCATTGCAACCTATCGTGACCATTCTGGTGATTTCTCATGGGGAATAACAGGAAATTTCACTTATGCCAATAACAAAGTAGTATACGAAGATGAAGCTGCTTCCACTCCAGAATGGCAACGTCGTACCGGTCATCCTATTGACGGAATGGTACTATATAAAGCATTAGGAATCTATCAAACACAAGAACAGGTAGATAACACACCTCACATTGCAGGTGCCAAACCCGGTGACTTAATTTATCAAGATACCAATGGAGATGGAAATATTACCTGGGATGATGCTATACGTTTAGATAAATCGGCCACACCTAAAATAATCTTCGGTCTGACCCTGAACGGAGCATGGAAAGGTTGGGATCTGAATGTATTTTTCCAAGGACAAGCTGATGCAGAGCAATTGGTTCAACCGACCATGAATATGGCAACCGATTTCTATGAAGGACGCTGGATAGAAACAAATACAGCAGAACAAAATGCTGCTGCCAAATGGCCACGTGCATTCATCAAGCAGACATATGGTGACGCATGGAATGGTGTAGCCTCTACATGGTGGTTACGTGACGCTTCCTTCGTTCGTCTGAAATCTATAGAATTAGGATACACACTACCCAAAATGTGGACTAAAAGCATAGGTATTGAGAATGCACGTATTTATGTTAATGGTAACAATCTTTTTACCATTGATGGTATGAAAATATGTGATCCAGAGGCCGGTATGTTCAAAAACACAGATGGTTATGTGGTGGAGTCCGGTGGAGTCAGAGGTTACCCTCTCCAACGCATGATTACAGTCGGAGCTAATGTTACATTCTAA